The following proteins come from a genomic window of Gossypium raimondii isolate GPD5lz chromosome 5, ASM2569854v1, whole genome shotgun sequence:
- the LOC105770316 gene encoding transcription factor MYB8, with amino-acid sequence MGRSPCCEKAHTNKGAWTKEEDQRLIDYIRLHGEGCWRSLPKAAGLLRCGKSCRLRWINYLRPDLKRGNFSEAEDELIIKLHSLLGNKWSLIAARLPGRTDNEIKNYWNTHIKRKLISRGIDPQTHGPLNQPTNTNKSTELDFRNVPKASKSNFAPNPSRDFNFNEFQVKAKAESIEEGTSSSSGMTTDEEQQQQQEQDKYAGNSQELDLELSIGISSSGKNNNSTGVSTANSAESKRLLDKSNFQFLGQAMAAKAVCLCCQLGFGTSEICRNCQSTNGFNTYC; translated from the exons ATGGGACGATCACCCTGTTGTGAAAAGGCACATACCAATAAAGGTGCCTGGACCAAAGAGGAAGACCAACGCCTCATTGACTACATCCGTCTCCACGGTGAAGGTTGCTGGCGTTCCCTCCCCAAAGCTGCTG GACTGCTTAGGTGTGGTAAGAGTTGCAGGTTAAGATGGATAAACTACTTGAGGCCTGATCTTAAGAGAGGAAATTTCAGTGAAGCTGAGGATGAACTTATCATCAAACTCCACAGTTTACTTGGAAACAA ATGGTCTTTAATAGCTGCGAGATTACCGGGAAGAACTGACAACGAGATCAAGAACTACTGGAACACGCACATCAAAAGGAAGCTTATAAGCAGAGGAATCGATCCACAAACTCATGGTCCACTCAATCAACCCACCAACACCAATAAATCCACTGAATTGGATTTCAGGAACGTACCCAAAGCTTCAAAATCCAACTTTGCTCCAAACCCATCTCGGGATTTCAATTTcaatgaatttcaagttaagGCCAAAGCAGAATCCATTGAAGAAGGCACCTCTAGCAGCAGTGGAATGACTACTGATgaagaacaacaacaacaacaagaacAGGACAAGTATGCAGGTAATAGTCAAGAGTTAGATTTGGAGCTATCAATTGGGATTAGTTCATCCGGAAAGAACAACAACTCAACTGGGGTTTCAACTGCTAACTCAGCCGAATCCAAACGGCTGTTAGACAAAAGCAATTTCCAGTTTCTTGGACAAGCTATGGCGGCTAAAGCAGTCTGTTTGTGTTGCCAGTTAGGGTTCGGAACAAGTGAAATTTGCAGGAACTGTCAAAGTACAAATGGGTTTAATACATATTGTTGA